From one Melioribacteraceae bacterium genomic stretch:
- a CDS encoding histidine phosphatase family protein has product MKKIYLVRHAKSSWKDPLLDDVERPLNNRGKRDAPFMGNILKQLEIIPDKVITSPAKRAKKTAKMICREINYPSAEIRTSRILYEHSIDEVIELLQNTDDDINSIMLVGHNPTLTSLNNYLSDIRIDNIPTCGIVFLEFRTDVWKDVGIETGKLVKFEYPKKYLI; this is encoded by the coding sequence ATGAAAAAAATATATTTAGTTAGACATGCGAAATCAAGTTGGAAAGATCCATTGTTGGATGATGTTGAACGTCCTTTAAATAATCGTGGAAAACGTGACGCACCATTTATGGGTAATATCTTAAAACAACTAGAGATTATACCGGATAAAGTAATAACGAGTCCGGCAAAACGCGCCAAGAAAACAGCAAAGATGATCTGCAGAGAAATCAACTATCCATCTGCTGAGATAAGAACTTCTAGAATTCTTTATGAACACAGCATTGATGAGGTCATCGAGTTATTACAAAACACTGATGATGATATTAATTCGATAATGCTTGTCGGACATAATCCAACATTAACATCGCTTAATAATTATTTGTCCGATATTAGGATAGATAATATTCCTACCTGTGGTATTGTATTTCTCGAATTTAGAACTGATGTTTGGAAAGATGTAGGTATTGAAACCGGCAAACTTGTAAAGTTCGAATATCCCAAAAAGTATTTAATCTAA
- a CDS encoding BamA/TamA family outer membrane protein — MKKEKYFIQLFLFIILLLILTATIYSQPDSLKKYSTSLNADYQAGSMHRFLFGDNWRSFWTDTIDIPIVNIYDHFLKIKVDTTESGKSYLSLISNDHKGYKFSLLEDISSDVLPEGLEKIYADNFLNDQLSGINPFAKIISSNLLKAVNVYQTNPRLVILSEGKLQSQIDFKFFNEPGILEENFKANENPSTNLVSTLEVLNKIEADPLSAVNAIEFFKIRLIDLLLGNWNRSTMGWQWQLRQDNYKSVWHPISSDRITTISKFDGLGTMGVEFLVPQVKSFGKNISSIDPHYDPEIHLDKRLLTQISKQKWDSLTTFIQESLSDFVITNSVNSVMGENFVEEKSEIINLLKIRRDKLKSASEDYYEVINKVAIIYGSQKDDYVLVERLSDSTTSVSIFGDDFSGQLPAVNLIFKKIFSNEITDEIRIFMLDGDDNCLVTGEVDCGLPIRIIGGEGNDVFADNSKVNGYFLSITPLKDEETKTLFYDSEGKNSFIAGSSTSIDETFWRYEEMNIHKNLESQSDFGSRVVLLPDAGYSTFEGVILGGNISLYSYNFRKIPYEYLQRISFLYGFALKRFNLEYFGEFIDVVGKTDFVIDIKMNELSFTNYFGFGNNNEYNSDLFRSNYYKLNQELFLINPQLKINLNQHSDIKAGVFYEYTKTNLLTPTLINSFRFDDYGTGELQSFGANLIFQIDSRDNIYYTTVGDYVNISGKYFTESFELNDEFFQLKYDIRKYLTFNYPILSTIALRASGGKNWGRYPFFNAIFLGGDDNLRGFTRERFSGDAAVSFQSELRTKLMDNKIIVKGEVGIHLFAEVGRVFTSTQTSTKWHPSFGGGLWTSFLERDLVFTLSYGRSNDEHNFYFDTQMAF, encoded by the coding sequence ATGAAAAAAGAAAAATACTTTATCCAACTTTTTCTTTTTATTATACTTTTACTCATACTTACGGCTACAATTTACTCTCAACCGGATTCACTAAAGAAATATTCTACTTCGCTAAACGCCGATTATCAAGCCGGGTCGATGCATAGATTTTTATTTGGTGATAATTGGCGGTCATTTTGGACCGATACAATCGATATTCCCATCGTAAATATTTATGATCATTTTCTTAAAATAAAAGTTGATACTACTGAATCCGGCAAAAGCTATTTAAGTTTAATTTCAAATGATCATAAAGGATATAAATTCTCATTGCTGGAGGATATTTCTTCTGATGTTTTACCGGAGGGCTTGGAAAAAATTTATGCTGATAATTTTTTGAATGATCAATTAAGTGGTATAAATCCGTTTGCGAAAATTATATCATCAAATTTATTAAAAGCGGTTAATGTATATCAAACAAATCCTCGTTTAGTGATTTTATCCGAAGGAAAACTACAAAGTCAAATCGATTTTAAGTTTTTTAATGAACCCGGAATTTTAGAAGAAAATTTTAAAGCAAACGAAAATCCATCAACAAATTTAGTTTCTACCCTTGAGGTTTTGAATAAAATTGAAGCAGATCCATTAAGCGCGGTAAATGCTATAGAGTTTTTTAAGATCAGATTGATAGATTTACTCTTAGGTAATTGGAATAGAAGCACAATGGGCTGGCAATGGCAGTTGAGACAAGATAATTATAAATCTGTTTGGCACCCTATAAGCTCGGATCGAATTACAACAATTTCAAAATTTGACGGGTTGGGAACAATGGGTGTTGAATTTCTTGTCCCTCAAGTAAAAAGCTTCGGCAAGAATATATCTTCAATTGACCCGCATTATGATCCGGAAATACATTTAGATAAGAGATTACTAACACAGATAAGCAAACAAAAATGGGATTCATTAACAACCTTTATACAAGAATCTCTCAGCGATTTTGTAATTACTAACTCAGTTAATTCAGTAATGGGAGAGAATTTTGTTGAAGAGAAATCAGAGATAATTAACCTGCTGAAAATTCGCCGTGATAAACTTAAGTCAGCATCTGAAGATTATTATGAAGTAATAAATAAGGTTGCGATTATATACGGTTCGCAAAAAGATGATTATGTTTTAGTCGAAAGATTAAGTGACTCTACAACTTCTGTTTCTATTTTTGGTGATGATTTTTCAGGGCAACTACCGGCGGTTAATCTAATTTTCAAGAAAATATTTAGTAATGAAATTACTGATGAAATAAGAATTTTTATGCTCGATGGCGACGACAATTGTCTTGTTACCGGTGAGGTTGATTGTGGTTTACCTATTAGAATAATTGGAGGAGAAGGCAATGATGTATTTGCAGATAACTCAAAAGTTAATGGATATTTTTTATCGATAACACCATTGAAAGATGAAGAAACAAAAACTTTGTTCTATGATTCAGAAGGTAAAAATTCATTTATTGCCGGAAGTAGCACTTCTATAGATGAAACATTTTGGCGATATGAAGAAATGAACATTCATAAAAATCTTGAATCGCAAAGTGATTTTGGAAGTCGAGTTGTGCTACTTCCGGATGCCGGTTATTCAACTTTTGAGGGAGTTATTCTTGGTGGTAATATTAGTCTCTACAGTTATAACTTCAGAAAAATTCCTTATGAATATTTACAACGGATTTCTTTTTTATATGGCTTTGCTTTAAAGAGATTTAACTTAGAATATTTCGGCGAGTTTATAGATGTAGTAGGTAAAACGGATTTTGTTATTGATATTAAAATGAACGAACTAAGTTTTACTAATTATTTTGGTTTTGGAAATAATAATGAATACAACTCTGATCTATTTCGATCAAATTACTATAAGCTTAACCAAGAGCTTTTCTTAATCAATCCGCAATTAAAGATTAATCTCAATCAACACTCTGATATTAAAGCCGGTGTTTTTTATGAATACACAAAAACAAATCTGCTGACACCTACTTTAATAAATTCCTTCCGTTTTGACGATTACGGAACCGGGGAATTACAATCATTTGGTGCAAACCTAATTTTTCAAATCGATTCGCGAGACAATATTTATTATACCACGGTTGGTGACTACGTAAATATTTCCGGTAAATACTTTACCGAATCTTTTGAACTAAACGACGAGTTTTTTCAACTAAAATATGACATAAGAAAATATCTCACATTTAATTATCCAATATTATCTACTATTGCTTTGAGAGCGAGCGGAGGAAAAAATTGGGGAAGATATCCTTTCTTCAATGCAATTTTTCTTGGCGGAGATGATAACTTGCGCGGTTTTACAAGAGAAAGATTTTCCGGTGATGCAGCTGTTTCTTTTCAAAGTGAACTGCGTACTAAATTGATGGATAATAAAATTATTGTTAAAGGTGAAGTGGGAATTCATCTTTTTGCAGAAGTTGGACGTGTTTTTACAAGCACTCAAACTTCAACAAAATGGCATCCGTCTTTTGGCGGTGGTTTGTGGACAAGCTTTCTTGAAAGAGATTTGGTGTTTACCTTGAGCTATGGCAGATCAAATGATGAACATAATTTTTATTTCGATACTCAAATGGCTTTCTAG
- a CDS encoding hydrolase — MKRNTKILDRTKSALLIIDIQERILGVMQQHELVIENTLKLIRGCKILNVPIYYTEQYPKGLGETASQLKNELKNNAIQKMSFSCSGAGDLFDEFKKRSFSQIIVCGIESHVCVQQTVLDLLSNDFQVDIAADAVSSRKETDYKIALDRMRSNGAEVTTTESILFELLNVCGTDEFKSVSKLVK, encoded by the coding sequence ATGAAACGGAATACTAAAATTTTAGACAGAACAAAATCAGCACTATTAATTATAGATATTCAGGAAAGAATTCTCGGTGTTATGCAGCAGCATGAGTTAGTAATTGAGAATACATTAAAATTGATTCGCGGTTGTAAAATTTTAAATGTACCAATTTATTATACAGAACAATATCCAAAAGGATTAGGTGAAACCGCTTCACAATTAAAAAATGAATTAAAAAATAATGCGATTCAAAAAATGAGTTTTAGCTGTAGTGGTGCTGGCGATTTATTCGATGAATTTAAGAAGAGAAGTTTTTCACAAATTATTGTCTGTGGAATTGAATCACATGTTTGCGTGCAGCAAACTGTTTTGGATTTGTTATCAAATGATTTTCAAGTTGATATTGCAGCGGATGCTGTTTCTTCAAGAAAAGAAACTGATTATAAAATTGCTTTAGATAGGATGCGATCAAACGGTGCAGAAGTTACAACAACAGAATCTATTCTATTCGAACTTCTTAATGTATGTGGTACCGATGAATTTAAATCCGTTTCTAAGTTAGTTAAATAA
- a CDS encoding ATP-grasp domain-containing protein yields the protein MKVAVIYNEEYPELDSEYATELHKKLDFEPYFEITESDPIKEYAEIAEDLKKEGLDAYILNLRDNIDHFFNDLNKNKPDVVFNFVEIYKDRADLEMYFAGLLELLRIPYTGAPPLALGTCQNKMLTKKILRSVGLRTANYTYITKRQKIYRLNLKYPLITKPAFEDASVGIDVTAVVTNHKQLKARIEYILNEFQQPVLVEEYIDGRELNVAILGDKKPRVLPISEIDFSEMPDHLYNIVSYQAKWDPLHEAYHKTIPICPAPLTKKVEAEAKEIALKCFKTMGCRDYCRVDMRLNNKNKLYVLEVNPNPDLTADAGFMRSAKYAGISYRKALKRIVMLAAKRGGVL from the coding sequence TTGAAAGTTGCTGTTATTTACAATGAAGAATATCCGGAACTAGATAGCGAGTATGCCACAGAGCTCCATAAGAAATTAGATTTTGAACCCTACTTCGAAATAACGGAAAGTGACCCTATAAAAGAATATGCCGAGATTGCAGAAGATCTCAAGAAGGAAGGATTAGATGCATATATTCTGAATTTGCGCGATAATATTGATCACTTTTTTAATGATTTGAATAAGAACAAACCCGATGTAGTTTTCAATTTTGTAGAAATTTATAAAGACCGTGCTGATCTAGAAATGTATTTTGCCGGTTTATTAGAATTACTTAGAATTCCCTATACCGGAGCTCCACCGCTTGCTTTGGGAACATGCCAGAATAAAATGTTAACAAAAAAAATTCTTCGCTCAGTTGGACTACGGACGGCAAATTATACCTACATTACAAAGCGACAAAAAATTTACCGACTCAACCTCAAATATCCCTTAATTACAAAACCGGCTTTTGAAGATGCCAGTGTTGGAATTGATGTTACTGCTGTTGTTACCAATCATAAGCAGCTTAAAGCGAGGATAGAATATATTCTTAATGAATTTCAGCAACCGGTATTAGTTGAAGAATATATTGACGGACGCGAGTTGAACGTCGCGATTCTCGGTGATAAGAAACCGAGAGTTTTGCCAATAAGCGAAATAGATTTTTCGGAAATGCCGGATCATCTTTACAATATTGTAAGTTATCAAGCAAAGTGGGATCCGCTTCATGAAGCATATCATAAAACTATTCCAATTTGTCCGGCTCCACTAACAAAAAAAGTAGAAGCTGAAGCTAAAGAAATTGCGTTAAAATGTTTTAAAACTATGGGATGTCGCGATTACTGCCGTGTTGATATGCGACTTAATAATAAAAATAAACTGTATGTTTTAGAAGTAAATCCAAATCCTGATTTGACCGCAGATGCAGGATTTATGCGCTCGGCAAAATATGCCGGGATCTCATATAGAAAAGCATTAAAAAGAATAGTTATGCTTGCTGCGAAGAGAGGCGGAGTACTTTAA